In Zingiber officinale cultivar Zhangliang chromosome 3B, Zo_v1.1, whole genome shotgun sequence, a single window of DNA contains:
- the LOC122055032 gene encoding probable helicase MAGATAMA 3: MNSKLAKDRNFGLIHKVLDFVPEDDMGNVLSASDSTIGSIQNIDIGLSLAKLSLNESQTNAILSCILARECHNTQSISLVWGPPGTGKTKTISGLVWLLDQLRCRTLICAPTNNAIKGVVSSLLKLLKESSGIGPCRLGDVVLFGNERRLNIGHDLQDVFLKYRADRLRRCFGLQTGWKYCLRSLLNFFEHDAILYKIFFDKSKIKDEKAKDLNDNKLSKGVLSCVRRKFASLLKKSRGCFNSLCVHMPTAALSNVCCEHIKDFFVRLDSLTLFSQRKMQTKAVCVNNIKLLEQSLCLPSFSNKLAIMDFCLESTNLVFCTASMSAKILNLKKPYEIVVIDEAAQIKECESLVPLQISSISHAVLVGDECQLPSLVKSKVSENAMFGRSLFERLSKLGFKKHLLNVQYRMHPSISLFPLERFYNSKVFNGPNVIKKDYTRRFLPGKMFGSYSFINIVDGTESFDSHRHSTKNDMEVVILQILRSLRTGVAQVASVEDKVRQMLPLSSNMPVKVSTVDGFQGSEEDVIILSTVRSNADGSIGFVSNPNRTNVALTRARYCLWILGNEPTLSSSRSIWANIVQDAKVRCCFFNAIEDERIAKAIDRSCCSQSDTDSLNFNRLNISESPKKGKHTISNSTHYGNALKYSEASKGNMPLSSENKKSIQRFAEIICEPTDQESEDDSAKIDTGESKMIEYTEPIQRSAEAVQIYQPTDQESGEDIVKIVIEKSKMIECKRSIQESGDGSVKIDTAELKMMLHELNDADRNPADSKISQLLNFLWEQISHKVIMLN; this comes from the exons ATGAATTCTAAGCTCGCAAAGGATAGAAATTTTGGTCTTATTCACAAGGTGTTGGATTTTGTCCCAGAG GATGACATGGGTAATGTTTTATCTGCATCCGATTCCACCATTGGTAGCATCCAAAACATCGACATCGGATTGAGTTTAGCCAAATTGTCACTGAATGAGTCTCAGACCAATGCGATACTGAGTTGCATATTGGCGAGAGAATGTCATAATACCCAGTCCATTAGCCTTGTTTGGGGGCCTCCTGGTACCGGAAAGACCAAGACAATTAGTGGTTTAGTGTGGCTATTAGATCAATTGAGATGTAGAACACTTATTTGTGCACCTACCAACAATGCTATAAAAGGAGTTGTGTCAAGCTTGCTGAAGCTACTGAAAGAATCCTCTGGGATCGGCCCATGTCGGTTGGGAGATGTGGTCTTGTTTGGCAATGAAAGAAGGTTGAACATTGGTCATGATCTACAAGATGTGTTTCTTAAGTACCGAGCAGATAGGCTACGACGGTGCTTTGGATTACAAACTGGATGGAAGTATTGTCTTAGATCATTACTAAATTTCTTTGAACATGATGcaattttgtacaaaattttttttgataaaagcaAAATTAAGGATGAGAAGGCCAAGGATTTAAATGATAACAAGCTTAGTAAAGGGGTTCTGTCATGTGTTAGGCGAAAATTTGCATCTCTTTTAAAGAAATCAAGAGGGTGTTTCAATAGCTTGTGTGTCCATATGCCAACAGCTGCTTTGTCTAATGTTTGCTGTGAACACATAAAGGACTTCTTTGTTCGCTTGGACTCTTTAACACTTTTCTCTCAAAGAAAGATGCAG ACGAAAGCAGTTTGTGTTAACAATATAAAATTACTCGAGCAATCATTATGTCTACCTTCATTCTCTAACAAACTTGCCATCATGGATTTCTGCTTGGAATCGACCAACCTTGTTTTCTGCACAGCATCAATGTCTGCAAAGATATTGAATTTAAAGAAACCATATGAGATTGTGGTGATTGATGAAGCTGCACAGATAAAAGAATGTGAATCTTTAGTACCCTTGCAGATCTCTTCAATAAGCCATGCTGTTCTTGTTGGTGATGAATGTCAATTGCCTTCTCTTGTCAAAAGCAAG GTCTCAGAAAATGCAATGTTTGGTAGGAGTCTATTTGAAAGGTTGAGTAAATTAGGATTCAAGAAACACCTTCTGAATGTGCAGTATCGCATGCATCCATCTATCAGCTTGTTTCCTCTTGAAAGATTCTACAACTCCAAAGTATTCAATGGACCAAACGTCATTAAGAAGGACTACACAAGAAGATTTCTTCCTGGAAAGATGTTTGGATCCTACTCTTTCATTAATATTGTAGATGGAACCGAGAGTTTTGACAGCCATAGACACAGTACAAAAAATGACATGGAAGTTGTTATCTTGCAAATTCTTAGAAGCCTTCGTACAGGTGTA GCACAAGTTGCTTCTGTTGAGGATAAGGTAAGGCAAATGCTTCCGTTGAGCTCAAATATGCCTGTTAAAGTTAGCACAGTCGATGGGTTTCAAGGTAGTGAGGAAGATGTTATCATACTTAGCACAGTGAGATCGAATGCAGATGGTTCAATTGGGTTCGTTTCTAATCCTAATCGCACAAATGTTGCACTGACCAGAGCAAG ATATTGCCTTTGGATATTGGGTAATGAGCCTACATTAAGTAGTAGTCGATCAATATGGGCAAATATAGTACAAGATGCAAAGGTTCGTTGCTGCTTTTTTAATGCTATTGAGGATGAGAGAATTGCTAAAGCAATCGATAGATCGTGTTGTTCCCAAAGTGATACAGATTCCCTTAACTTCAATCGCCTAAACATCAGTGAAAGTCCAAAGAAG GGTAAACATACGATTTCGAACTCTACTCATTATGGAAATGCATTGAAATATTCTGAAGCTTCTAAAGGCAATATGCCTCTCTCAAG CGAAAATAAAAAGTCGATCCAGAGATTTGCAGAAATTATCTGTGAGCCTACTGATCAGGAATCTGAAGATGATAGTGCTAAAATTGATACTGGAGAATCGAAAATGAT CGAATATACAGAGCCGATCCAAAGATCTGCAGAAGCTGTGCAAATCTACCAGCCTACAGATCAGGAATCTGGAGAAGACATTGTTAAAATTGTTATTGAAAAATCGAAAATGAT CGAATGTAAAAGGTCGATCCAGGAATCTGGAGATGGCAGTGTTAAAATTGATACTGCAGAACTGAAAATGAT GTTGCATGAATTGAATGATGCTGATAG GAACCCTGCCGATTCGAAGATTTCCCaactgctcaacttcttgtgggaACAAATCAGTCATAAGGTCATCATGCTGAATTAG